GCCGGGGATACGCTACCAGGCAGCGTATCCTTGCTCCTTCGCTAGGCCTACCTACCTCATGTCCACCGCCCTCCCACCTCGTACCGAACGCTTCTTCCTGCTGACGCTGGCCGGTATCCAGTTCAGCCATATTCTTGACTTCATGATCATGATGCCGCTCGGGCCGATCCTGATGGCGGCCTTCGGTATCGGGACACACGAGTTTGGTCTGCTGGTCGCATCCTACAGCTTCAGCGCAGCGGCTTCCGGCATTCTGGCGGCGACCTTTGTCGACCTTTTCGAGCGCAAGCGACTGTTACTCATCGTCTTTGCCCTGTTTGGCATGGCCACGCTGGCCTGCGGGCTGGCCCCGGGGTATTCGACACTGATTCTGGCACGCGGCCTGGCCGGCGTGTTCGGCGGCATCATGGGGGCACTGGTGCAGACCATGATCGCCGATGCCATTCCTTTTTCGCGGCGAGCCCGGGCCAGTGGCGTGGTATCCAGCGCCTTTTCGATTTCCACCATTGCTGGCGTCCCCTTGTCGCTATGGCTGGCCAACCATTTCGGCTGGCGCGCACCATTCGTGCTGATCGCTGTGCTGACCGTCGCCTTTCTCGCCATCGGCCTGCGCTTCCTGCCCGAGTTGCGCCACCACCTCAGCGAGGAGAAACGCGCCCACCTGCTCTCGGCCACCTTCAGCGTACTTGGCGACAGCAACCACCTGCGCGCGCTGCTCTTCTCGGCGCTGATCATTTTTTCCGGGTTCACGGTGATTCCCTACATCACCGTTTACGCAGTCAACAATGTCGGTATCGCCCAGAGCGACATTCCCATTGTCTATCTGGTTGGCGGCTCGGCCACCTTCATCAGCGCCCGGCTGATCGGGCACTGGGCCGACAAGCACGGCAAGATGGAGGTATATCGTCGGGTGGCCCTGCTGGCCATGGTCCCGACCTTGCTGCTGACCCACGTCGGGACACTGCCGCTGTGGATCTGGCTGATCATCTCGGCCAGCTTTTTCGTCCTCATCTCGGGGCGCATGATCCCGGCCATGGCGATCATCGCCTCGGCAGCTCAGCCTCGCCTGCGTGGCACATTCATGTCGCTGCACGCCACCACCCAGTCACTGGCCATGGGCCTGGCGACAACACTGGCCGGCTTTTTGACCTCCCTCGATGCCAGCGGCCGCATCGTCGACTTCCCGCTCGTCGGCTACGTCGCTGTCACTGCCAATCTGCTGGCAATCTGGTTTGTGTCACGCATCGACATGCACGGGAAGAACCTCTAGCGCGACCATCGCCGGCCGACAATCCGGTATTCTGGAGGCCTCCTGACGCCACCCCGGCGCCCCTATATCAAGCAAGGCAAAGACATGTTCGACAATCTGGCCGGATTTTTCATCCACTGGGCCATCACCGCCCTGGCCCTGTGGGCAGCCAGCCTGGTCTTCAATGGCATCCGTTTTTCCAGTAGCGCTTCACTCATTGTGTCGGCCCTCCTGCTCGGTTTCGCCAATGCCGTGCTGCGCCCCTTGCTGGTTTTGCTGACCCTGCCATTGACCCTCGTCACCCTTGGTTTCTTCCTGCTCGTCATCAACGCCCTGATGCTGCTACTGGTCGCCAGGGTGGTCCGGGGATTCACGGTCTCGGGGTTCTGGACGGCCTTTTTTGCCAGCCTGTTCATTTCCATACTCAGCATGGCGATCGGTACGTTGGCCCCGAATGCCGAGACCACCATCTACCGGCTGCCCGACTCGTCGCCCCACGTCATTTCTACGTAAGCCCTCTCCTTATGACCCAAATCGCCTACTGGATTCTGCGCGCCGAGCATCGCCTGCTCACGGTTGC
The DNA window shown above is from Dechloromonas sp. HYN0024 and carries:
- a CDS encoding MFS transporter, which gives rise to MSTALPPRTERFFLLTLAGIQFSHILDFMIMMPLGPILMAAFGIGTHEFGLLVASYSFSAAASGILAATFVDLFERKRLLLIVFALFGMATLACGLAPGYSTLILARGLAGVFGGIMGALVQTMIADAIPFSRRARASGVVSSAFSISTIAGVPLSLWLANHFGWRAPFVLIAVLTVAFLAIGLRFLPELRHHLSEEKRAHLLSATFSVLGDSNHLRALLFSALIIFSGFTVIPYITVYAVNNVGIAQSDIPIVYLVGGSATFISARLIGHWADKHGKMEVYRRVALLAMVPTLLLTHVGTLPLWIWLIISASFFVLISGRMIPAMAIIASAAQPRLRGTFMSLHATTQSLAMGLATTLAGFLTSLDASGRIVDFPLVGYVAVTANLLAIWFVSRIDMHGKNL
- a CDS encoding phage holin family protein — protein: MFDNLAGFFIHWAITALALWAASLVFNGIRFSSSASLIVSALLLGFANAVLRPLLVLLTLPLTLVTLGFFLLVINALMLLLVARVVRGFTVSGFWTAFFASLFISILSMAIGTLAPNAETTIYRLPDSSPHVIST